A genomic region of Chelonia mydas isolate rCheMyd1 chromosome 9, rCheMyd1.pri.v2, whole genome shotgun sequence contains the following coding sequences:
- the ATG4A gene encoding cysteine protease ATG4A isoform X3, translating to MESDKSKLLLDISARLWFTYRRKFSPIGGTGPSSDTGWGCMLRCGQMMLAQALICRHLGRDWHWERHKKQPEEYHKILRCFIDRKDCCYSIHQMAQMGVGEGKSIGEWFGPNTVAQVLKKLALFDEWNSLAVYVSMDNTVVIEDIKKMCWSPPQSSSAVRGSTLSHRSALSQNKNTAVFCSGWKPLLLIIPLRLGINHINPIYIDAFKECFKMPQSLGALGGKPNNAYYFVGFLGNQLIYLDPHTTQIFVDLEENGMVDDQSFHCQQAPHRMKIMNLDPSVALGFFCKEEKDFDNWCSLVQKEILKQQSLRMFELVQNHPAHWPPFIPPAKPEVTTSGAELIESTDKLFELEEEFEILSV from the exons ATGGAGTCCG aCAAATCTAAATTATTGTTGGATATAAGTGCTCGTCTGTGGTTTACATACAGAAGAAAATTTTCACCAATTG GAGGCACAGGCCCTTCATCCGATACTGGCTGGGGATGCATGCTGCGATGTGGACAGATGATGCTGGCACAGGCTCTGATTTGCAGGCATTTAGGAAGGG ATTGGCATTGGGAGAGACACAAAAAACAACCTGAAGAATATCACAAGATCTTGCGATGCTTCATAGACAGAAAAGATTGCTGTTATTCTATCCACCAAATGG CACAGATGGGTGTAGGAGAGGGGAAGTCGATTGGAGAATGGTTTGGACCAAATACAGTTGCACAAGTGCTAAA AAAGCTTGCTTTATTTGATGAATGGAATTCCTTAGCTGTTTATGTATCTATGGACAATACCGTGGTCATTGAAGACATCA AGAAAATGTGTTGGTCCCCTCCTCAGAGCAGCAGTGCTGTACGTGGCAGCACGCTCTCACACAGAAGTGCTCTCAGTCAAAACAAGAACACAGCAGTGTTTTGCTCAGGCTGGAAACCTCTCTTGCTCATTATACCTCTACGACTAGGGATAAATCACATCAATCCGATTTATATTGATGCTTTTAAA GAATGTTTTAAGATGCCACAGTCTTTGGGGGCATTAGGAGGGAAACCAAATAATGCCTACTATTTCGTAGGATTTTTAG GAAACCAGCTGATCTATTTAGATCCTCACACCACTCAGATTTTTGTAGATTTGGAGGAAAACGGTATGGTTGATGACCAGAGCTTCCATTGTCAGCAGGCCCCACATCGAATGAAGATCATGAATTTGGATCCCTCCGTAGCATTA ggCTTCTTTTGTAAAGAAGAAAAAGACTTTGATAACTGGTGTAGTCTTGTACAAAAG GAGATTCTGAAGCAGCAGAGTCTTCGGATGTTTGAGTTAGTCCAAAATCATCCAGCCCATTGGCCTCCTTTCATACCTCCAGCAAAACCAGAAGTGACAACGTCAGGAGCAG AACTTATTGAATCTACTGATAAACTGTTTGAGTTGGAAGAAGAATTTGAAATCCTGAGTGTATGA
- the ATG4A gene encoding cysteine protease ATG4A isoform X1, which produces MESVLSKYENQTTVLSEYLEEFPETDGSVWILGRQYHLKTDKSKLLLDISARLWFTYRRKFSPIGGTGPSSDTGWGCMLRCGQMMLAQALICRHLGRDWHWERHKKQPEEYHKILRCFIDRKDCCYSIHQMAQMGVGEGKSIGEWFGPNTVAQVLKKLALFDEWNSLAVYVSMDNTVVIEDIKKMCWSPPQSSSAVRGSTLSHRSALSQNKNTAVFCSGWKPLLLIIPLRLGINHINPIYIDAFKECFKMPQSLGALGGKPNNAYYFVGFLGNQLIYLDPHTTQIFVDLEENGMVDDQSFHCQQAPHRMKIMNLDPSVALGFFCKEEKDFDNWCSLVQKEILKQQSLRMFELVQNHPAHWPPFIPPAKPEVTTSGAELIESTDKLFELEEEFEILSV; this is translated from the exons ATGGAGTCCG TTTTATCCAAGTATGAAAACCAGACCACTGTCTTATCGGAATACCTAGAAGAATTTCCAGAAACAGATGGGTCAGTGTGGATCTTGGGAAGGCAATACCACCTTAAGACGG aCAAATCTAAATTATTGTTGGATATAAGTGCTCGTCTGTGGTTTACATACAGAAGAAAATTTTCACCAATTG GAGGCACAGGCCCTTCATCCGATACTGGCTGGGGATGCATGCTGCGATGTGGACAGATGATGCTGGCACAGGCTCTGATTTGCAGGCATTTAGGAAGGG ATTGGCATTGGGAGAGACACAAAAAACAACCTGAAGAATATCACAAGATCTTGCGATGCTTCATAGACAGAAAAGATTGCTGTTATTCTATCCACCAAATGG CACAGATGGGTGTAGGAGAGGGGAAGTCGATTGGAGAATGGTTTGGACCAAATACAGTTGCACAAGTGCTAAA AAAGCTTGCTTTATTTGATGAATGGAATTCCTTAGCTGTTTATGTATCTATGGACAATACCGTGGTCATTGAAGACATCA AGAAAATGTGTTGGTCCCCTCCTCAGAGCAGCAGTGCTGTACGTGGCAGCACGCTCTCACACAGAAGTGCTCTCAGTCAAAACAAGAACACAGCAGTGTTTTGCTCAGGCTGGAAACCTCTCTTGCTCATTATACCTCTACGACTAGGGATAAATCACATCAATCCGATTTATATTGATGCTTTTAAA GAATGTTTTAAGATGCCACAGTCTTTGGGGGCATTAGGAGGGAAACCAAATAATGCCTACTATTTCGTAGGATTTTTAG GAAACCAGCTGATCTATTTAGATCCTCACACCACTCAGATTTTTGTAGATTTGGAGGAAAACGGTATGGTTGATGACCAGAGCTTCCATTGTCAGCAGGCCCCACATCGAATGAAGATCATGAATTTGGATCCCTCCGTAGCATTA ggCTTCTTTTGTAAAGAAGAAAAAGACTTTGATAACTGGTGTAGTCTTGTACAAAAG GAGATTCTGAAGCAGCAGAGTCTTCGGATGTTTGAGTTAGTCCAAAATCATCCAGCCCATTGGCCTCCTTTCATACCTCCAGCAAAACCAGAAGTGACAACGTCAGGAGCAG AACTTATTGAATCTACTGATAAACTGTTTGAGTTGGAAGAAGAATTTGAAATCCTGAGTGTATGA
- the ATG4A gene encoding cysteine protease ATG4A isoform X2 produces MESVLSKYENQTTVLSEYLEEFPETDGSVWILGRQYHLKTDKSKLLLDISARLWFTYRRKFSPIGGTGPSSDTGWGCMLRCGQMMLAQALICRHLGRDWHWERHKKQPEEYHKILRCFIDRKDCCYSIHQMAQMGVGEGKSIGEWFGPNTVAQVLKKLALFDEWNSLAVYVSMDNTVVIEDIKKMCWSPPQSSSAVRGSTLSHRSALSQNKNTAVFCSGWKPLLLIIPLRLGINHINPIYIDAFKECFKMPQSLGALGGKPNNAYYFVGFLGNQLIYLDPHTTQIFVDLEENGMVDDQSFHCQQAPHRMKIMNLDPSVALEILKQQSLRMFELVQNHPAHWPPFIPPAKPEVTTSGAELIESTDKLFELEEEFEILSV; encoded by the exons ATGGAGTCCG TTTTATCCAAGTATGAAAACCAGACCACTGTCTTATCGGAATACCTAGAAGAATTTCCAGAAACAGATGGGTCAGTGTGGATCTTGGGAAGGCAATACCACCTTAAGACGG aCAAATCTAAATTATTGTTGGATATAAGTGCTCGTCTGTGGTTTACATACAGAAGAAAATTTTCACCAATTG GAGGCACAGGCCCTTCATCCGATACTGGCTGGGGATGCATGCTGCGATGTGGACAGATGATGCTGGCACAGGCTCTGATTTGCAGGCATTTAGGAAGGG ATTGGCATTGGGAGAGACACAAAAAACAACCTGAAGAATATCACAAGATCTTGCGATGCTTCATAGACAGAAAAGATTGCTGTTATTCTATCCACCAAATGG CACAGATGGGTGTAGGAGAGGGGAAGTCGATTGGAGAATGGTTTGGACCAAATACAGTTGCACAAGTGCTAAA AAAGCTTGCTTTATTTGATGAATGGAATTCCTTAGCTGTTTATGTATCTATGGACAATACCGTGGTCATTGAAGACATCA AGAAAATGTGTTGGTCCCCTCCTCAGAGCAGCAGTGCTGTACGTGGCAGCACGCTCTCACACAGAAGTGCTCTCAGTCAAAACAAGAACACAGCAGTGTTTTGCTCAGGCTGGAAACCTCTCTTGCTCATTATACCTCTACGACTAGGGATAAATCACATCAATCCGATTTATATTGATGCTTTTAAA GAATGTTTTAAGATGCCACAGTCTTTGGGGGCATTAGGAGGGAAACCAAATAATGCCTACTATTTCGTAGGATTTTTAG GAAACCAGCTGATCTATTTAGATCCTCACACCACTCAGATTTTTGTAGATTTGGAGGAAAACGGTATGGTTGATGACCAGAGCTTCCATTGTCAGCAGGCCCCACATCGAATGAAGATCATGAATTTGGATCCCTCCGTAGCATTA GAGATTCTGAAGCAGCAGAGTCTTCGGATGTTTGAGTTAGTCCAAAATCATCCAGCCCATTGGCCTCCTTTCATACCTCCAGCAAAACCAGAAGTGACAACGTCAGGAGCAG AACTTATTGAATCTACTGATAAACTGTTTGAGTTGGAAGAAGAATTTGAAATCCTGAGTGTATGA